Proteins found in one Acinetobacter sp. XH1741 genomic segment:
- a CDS encoding poly alpha-glucosyltransferase — MSVFLNFKRQLKHWLEHLVQQVIGNQEETILFISCGPKDQRCHVWHTEKTVFSQATLQLFNFIDDQFCSDQLPDYIKIDVAYNLTKQSWREVNQLVQHQFHNNHYRRGIGFDEPCSLVFLEQEMYGKAIIRGLSYDKPNFFDETNLNYAIKQKYNGTKPQVKFQTLQDIWTFDTYATFYENEKFINLASCFDANGIRGIAHNKKQHFRDLIEKNAAFLHSQIQENGKFIYGHFPAFDRDIRNYNTVRHCTSLYALLETFEIHNKPEYWPQIEKAIQYALTSFYKEKDATTAFMIDGKEGEFEIKLGANAAAILMLTKYQEITQKDDYLDYAEKLANGILELVDSKGLTTHVLNYPTFSLKEKFRIIYYDGEAALALLRLYQINRDKKLLETVKLMFNNFINKRYEKYHDHWLSYCTNELTKICPEEKYFIFGLNNYLKHFIFIRNRKTTYATLLEMLMAAYKMVNRLKEQGHHALFEQAYMHELKKLITFRAEFQTTGFFYPEMAMYMARPDKILHAFYVRHDRFRVRIDDQEHNLSGYIAYVKDFEGEDI, encoded by the coding sequence GTGTCGGTATTTTTAAACTTTAAAAGACAGCTTAAACATTGGTTAGAGCATCTCGTTCAGCAGGTTATAGGCAATCAAGAAGAAACCATTTTATTTATCTCATGTGGACCTAAAGATCAGAGATGTCATGTCTGGCATACCGAAAAAACAGTATTTTCACAAGCAACCCTACAATTATTTAATTTTATTGATGATCAGTTTTGTTCAGATCAACTTCCAGACTATATAAAAATTGATGTTGCATACAACTTAACCAAGCAAAGTTGGAGGGAAGTAAATCAGCTCGTCCAACATCAGTTTCACAATAATCACTACCGCAGAGGGATTGGATTTGACGAACCATGTTCGCTAGTTTTTCTTGAACAAGAGATGTATGGAAAAGCAATTATTCGTGGCTTGAGTTATGACAAGCCCAATTTTTTTGATGAAACAAATCTGAACTATGCAATTAAGCAAAAATATAACGGTACAAAACCACAAGTTAAATTTCAGACATTGCAGGACATTTGGACTTTCGACACCTATGCAACTTTTTATGAAAATGAAAAATTTATCAATTTAGCAAGCTGCTTTGATGCCAATGGTATTAGAGGCATTGCACACAATAAAAAGCAGCATTTTAGAGATCTTATTGAAAAAAATGCAGCATTCTTGCATAGCCAGATTCAAGAAAATGGCAAATTTATTTATGGTCATTTTCCTGCTTTTGATCGAGATATTCGTAACTATAATACGGTACGTCATTGCACCTCACTTTATGCCCTATTAGAAACTTTCGAAATACACAATAAACCTGAATATTGGCCTCAAATTGAAAAAGCTATTCAATATGCGCTAACTAGTTTTTATAAAGAAAAAGACGCTACAACTGCTTTTATGATTGATGGTAAAGAAGGGGAGTTTGAAATTAAATTAGGCGCAAATGCAGCAGCTATTTTAATGTTAACTAAATATCAAGAAATTACTCAAAAAGATGATTACCTAGATTATGCAGAGAAACTGGCAAATGGTATTTTAGAATTAGTTGATTCAAAGGGATTAACCACTCATGTATTAAATTATCCAACCTTTAGTTTAAAAGAAAAATTTAGAATTATTTATTATGATGGAGAAGCGGCATTAGCTTTACTCAGGTTATATCAGATTAACCGGGATAAAAAATTATTAGAAACAGTTAAATTAATGTTTAATAATTTTATTAATAAACGATACGAAAAATATCATGATCACTGGCTAAGTTACTGCACCAATGAGCTTACAAAAATATGTCCTGAAGAAAAATATTTTATTTTTGGTTTAAATAATTATTTAAAACATTTTATTTTTATTAGAAATAGAAAAACGACTTATGCCACTTTGTTAGAAATGCTCATGGCTGCTTATAAAATGGTGAATCGTTTAAAAGAGCAAGGTCATCATGCACTTTTTGAACAGGCTTATATGCACGAGTTAAAAAAACTCATTACATTTCGAGCTGAGTTTCAAACCACAGGTTTTTTCTATCCAGAAATGGCCATGTACATGGCCCGTCCAGATAAAATATTGCATGCTTTTTATGTACGGCATGATCGCTTTAGAGTACGGATAGATGATCAAGAACATAATTTGTCGGGTTATATTGCTTATGTAAAAGATTTCGAAGGAGAGGATATATGA
- the carB gene encoding carbamoyl-phosphate synthase large subunit gives MPKRTDIKSILIIGAGPIVIGQACEFDYSGAQACKALREEGYRVILVNSNPATIMTDPSMADATYIEPITWQTVAQIIEKERPDAVLPTMGGQTALNCALALDENGVLAKYGVELIGASKEAIEKAEDRKLFDIAMRKIGLECPKAAIAETMEEALEIQSRFGFPVIIRPSFTMGGSGGGIAYNREEFLEICERGFDLSPTHQLLIDESLIGWKEYEMEVVRDKNDNCIIVCAIENFDPMGVHTGDSITVAPAQTLTDKEYQLMRNASVAVLREIGVETGGSNVQFGINPKDGRMVVIEMNPRVSRSSALASKATGFPIAKIAAKLAVGYTLDELKNDITGGVTPASFEPSIDYVVTKIPRFNFEKFPQAEPVLTTQMKSVGEVMAIGRNFQESVQKALRGLEVGVSGFDEKIEAGATNVKETILKELKVPGPERIWYVADAFRHGFSLDDVFEATKIDRWFLIQIQDIVKTEAQVKALGFGDLTAENIRSFKRKGLSDLRIANLMGISQKQFRKQRWNLGVYPVYKRVDTCAAEFESGTAYMYSTYDEECEANPSNRDKIMVIGGGPNRIGQGIEFDYCCVHAALAMREDGYETIMVNCNPETVSTDYDTSDRLYFEPVTLEDVLEIVRTEKPKGVIVQYGGQTPLKLARALEEAGTPIIGTSPDAIDRAEDRERFQQMIQRLQLRQPNNSIVKSAEEGISEAAKVGYPLVVRPSYVLGGRAMEIVYNEEELKRYLREAVQASNEAPVLLDRFLDDATEVDVDCVSDGKDVVIGGIMQHIEQAGIHSGDSACSIPPYSLSKEIQDEMRRQTIAMAKELGVVGLMNVQFAVKGDDVYVLEVNPRASRTVPFVSKCIGESLAKVAARCMAGQSLESQGFTKEIIPTHFAVKEAVFPFAKFQGVDPMLGPEMKSTGEVMGVGKTFGEAFYKAVLGSNDRLPGLPTEGEEKIAFLSVRESDKKYIADIAKKFVAYGFKLVATGGTYKVLKEAGLECEPVNKVTEGRPHIVDRLKNGEIHLIVNTTEGKQAQYDSAMIRRAALQGKVYYTTTINGAEAVCQAFAVKLPMDVYRLQDLTVG, from the coding sequence ATGCCTAAACGTACGGATATTAAAAGCATCTTAATTATTGGTGCTGGTCCAATTGTAATTGGTCAAGCTTGTGAGTTTGACTACTCTGGTGCTCAAGCATGTAAAGCGCTTCGTGAAGAAGGTTACCGTGTTATTTTGGTTAACTCTAACCCAGCGACCATTATGACTGACCCTTCAATGGCTGATGCAACTTACATTGAGCCAATTACTTGGCAAACTGTTGCTCAGATTATTGAAAAAGAGCGTCCAGATGCAGTCCTTCCTACTATGGGTGGACAAACTGCACTGAACTGTGCGCTTGCACTTGATGAAAATGGCGTATTAGCAAAATACGGCGTAGAACTTATTGGTGCGTCTAAAGAAGCGATTGAAAAAGCCGAAGATCGTAAACTCTTCGATATCGCTATGCGTAAAATCGGTTTAGAGTGTCCAAAAGCTGCCATTGCTGAAACCATGGAAGAAGCATTGGAAATCCAATCTCGTTTTGGTTTCCCAGTAATTATCCGTCCATCATTTACAATGGGTGGTTCAGGCGGTGGTATTGCATATAACCGTGAAGAATTCCTTGAAATTTGTGAACGTGGTTTCGACCTCTCTCCTACTCACCAATTATTGATTGATGAATCTTTAATTGGCTGGAAAGAGTACGAAATGGAAGTTGTTCGTGACAAAAACGACAACTGTATTATCGTATGTGCGATCGAAAACTTTGACCCAATGGGCGTTCACACTGGTGACTCAATCACTGTAGCGCCAGCTCAGACATTAACTGACAAAGAATATCAATTGATGCGTAATGCTTCAGTTGCGGTTCTTCGTGAAATTGGTGTTGAGACAGGTGGTTCTAACGTTCAGTTCGGTATTAACCCGAAAGACGGCCGTATGGTTGTAATCGAGATGAACCCTCGTGTTTCTCGTTCATCTGCACTTGCTTCTAAAGCAACAGGTTTCCCAATTGCTAAAATCGCAGCGAAACTTGCTGTTGGCTATACCCTTGATGAATTGAAAAATGACATCACTGGCGGTGTAACTCCTGCAAGCTTTGAGCCATCGATTGACTATGTGGTAACGAAGATTCCTCGTTTTAACTTCGAGAAATTCCCACAAGCAGAACCGGTTCTTACCACTCAGATGAAATCTGTTGGTGAAGTCATGGCTATTGGCCGTAACTTCCAAGAATCTGTACAAAAAGCATTACGTGGTCTTGAAGTTGGCGTAAGCGGTTTTGATGAAAAAATCGAAGCTGGTGCAACAAATGTAAAAGAAACCATCTTAAAAGAGCTTAAAGTTCCAGGCCCTGAGCGTATCTGGTATGTAGCAGATGCATTCCGTCATGGCTTCTCTTTAGATGACGTATTTGAAGCGACTAAGATTGACCGTTGGTTCTTGATCCAAATTCAAGATATCGTTAAGACTGAAGCTCAAGTTAAAGCTTTAGGTTTTGGTGACTTAACTGCTGAAAATATCCGTTCGTTCAAACGTAAAGGTTTATCTGATCTACGTATTGCGAACCTTATGGGTATTTCACAAAAGCAATTCCGTAAGCAACGTTGGAACTTAGGTGTTTACCCAGTTTACAAACGTGTTGATACATGTGCTGCCGAGTTTGAATCTGGCACAGCATATATGTATTCAACTTACGATGAAGAGTGTGAAGCAAATCCATCAAATCGTGACAAGATCATGGTGATTGGTGGTGGTCCAAACCGTATTGGTCAAGGTATCGAATTTGACTACTGCTGTGTACACGCTGCTTTAGCAATGCGTGAAGACGGTTATGAAACAATCATGGTGAACTGTAACCCTGAAACTGTTTCTACCGACTACGACACATCTGACCGTTTATACTTCGAACCTGTAACACTTGAAGATGTTCTTGAGATCGTACGTACAGAGAAGCCAAAAGGCGTGATCGTACAATACGGTGGTCAAACTCCACTTAAGTTAGCACGTGCTCTAGAAGAAGCTGGTACTCCTATTATCGGTACTTCGCCAGATGCAATTGACCGTGCAGAAGACCGTGAACGTTTCCAACAAATGATTCAACGTTTACAGCTTCGTCAACCAAACAACAGCATCGTAAAATCTGCTGAAGAAGGTATCTCAGAAGCTGCGAAAGTTGGTTATCCATTGGTTGTTCGCCCATCTTATGTATTAGGTGGTCGTGCAATGGAAATCGTTTATAACGAAGAAGAACTTAAGCGTTATCTTCGCGAAGCAGTACAGGCTTCTAATGAAGCACCTGTTCTTCTTGACCGTTTCTTAGATGATGCAACTGAAGTTGACGTTGACTGTGTATCTGACGGTAAAGATGTCGTAATCGGCGGTATTATGCAGCACATCGAACAAGCAGGTATTCACTCAGGTGACTCTGCATGTTCTATTCCTCCTTATTCTCTTTCTAAAGAGATTCAGGATGAAATGCGTCGCCAAACGATTGCTATGGCAAAAGAACTTGGTGTAGTTGGTTTAATGAACGTACAGTTCGCAGTTAAAGGCGACGATGTTTATGTTCTTGAAGTTAACCCACGTGCATCACGTACTGTTCCATTCGTATCGAAATGTATTGGTGAATCTTTAGCTAAAGTAGCTGCTCGTTGTATGGCGGGTCAATCTCTTGAATCTCAAGGCTTTACTAAAGAAATCATTCCAACACACTTTGCTGTGAAAGAAGCGGTTTTCCCATTTGCGAAATTCCAAGGCGTAGACCCAATGCTTGGACCTGAGATGAAATCTACAGGTGAAGTAATGGGTGTTGGTAAAACCTTTGGTGAAGCATTCTATAAAGCTGTTTTAGGCTCAAATGATCGCTTACCAGGCTTGCCAACTGAAGGCGAAGAAAAGATTGCTTTCTTATCTGTTCGTGAATCTGATAAGAAATATATTGCTGATATCGCTAAAAAATTCGTAGCGTATGGCTTCAAACTGGTAGCAACTGGTGGAACGTACAAGGTACTTAAAGAAGCAGGTTTGGAATGTGAACCTGTAAATAAAGTAACTGAAGGTCGTCCACATATTGTTGACCGCTTGAAAAATGGTGAAATACACCTTATTGTCAACACTACTGAAGGCAAACAAGCTCAATATGATTCTGCAATGATTCGTCGTGCTGCCCTACAAGGCAAAGTGTATTACACAACGACTATCAATGGCGCAGAAGCAGTTTGCCAAGCCTTTGCTGTGAAATTGCCAATGGATGTATACCGCTTGCAAGATTTAACTGTAGGTTAA
- a CDS encoding MGMT family protein: MDSILTTQYELHRQILEVIALIPYGKVATYGQIARMAGLPKHARLVGYVLKHLDSNHQVPWYRVINSQGKISLSKFNEKGENVQQLKLEAEGVYLLNGKVNLKQFAWAP; encoded by the coding sequence ATGGATTCCATTTTGACAACTCAGTATGAACTACATCGACAAATTTTAGAAGTCATCGCTTTAATTCCATATGGAAAAGTAGCAACTTACGGACAAATAGCACGTATGGCGGGCTTGCCTAAGCATGCCAGATTAGTTGGATATGTGCTTAAGCATTTAGACTCAAACCATCAAGTCCCTTGGTATCGGGTTATTAATTCACAAGGTAAAATTAGCCTAAGTAAATTTAATGAAAAGGGCGAAAATGTTCAGCAGTTAAAGCTTGAAGCTGAAGGAGTCTATTTGCTAAATGGTAAGGTGAATTTAAAGCAATTCGCTTGGGCACCTTAA
- a CDS encoding CatB-related O-acetyltransferase → MDTSLINSPVRHWCEFEFISKTVKNPNIHIKGNYSYYSAYWDQGFERCVVRYLHDKASTPDKPIDQLYIGNFVCFGAECVIMMGGNQLHRPDWISTFPFDTRSFLAAGDTIIADGSWIGSRAMIMQGVKIGEGAVIATGAVVTKDVPPYAIVGGVPAKVIKYRFSQEQIEKLLALKLYDLDEKQVLKMREYLQTDDINVLTAYLENLKDK, encoded by the coding sequence ATGGATACATCTCTGATTAATAGCCCGGTTCGTCATTGGTGCGAATTTGAGTTTATTTCCAAAACTGTGAAAAATCCAAATATCCATATTAAGGGCAATTATTCTTACTACTCAGCTTATTGGGATCAAGGTTTTGAACGTTGTGTCGTACGCTATTTACATGACAAAGCATCTACCCCAGACAAGCCAATTGATCAGCTTTATATTGGTAATTTTGTATGTTTTGGCGCTGAGTGTGTGATTATGATGGGTGGTAATCAGCTTCATAGACCGGACTGGATTTCAACTTTTCCCTTTGATACTCGCAGTTTTTTAGCTGCTGGAGACACCATAATTGCAGATGGCTCTTGGATTGGAAGTCGCGCAATGATTATGCAAGGTGTAAAAATCGGTGAAGGTGCTGTAATTGCAACTGGTGCAGTCGTCACTAAAGACGTCCCACCCTATGCGATTGTAGGTGGAGTTCCGGCAAAAGTTATTAAATACCGTTTTTCTCAAGAGCAAATAGAAAAACTACTCGCTTTAAAACTTTATGATCTAGATGAAAAACAAGTTTTAAAAATGCGTGAATATTTGCAAACCGATGATATCAATGTCTTAACGGCATATCTCGAAAATTTAAAAGATAAATAA
- a CDS encoding metalloprotease: MKKTLLMITGTMICVSCTTRPPLQKPELSEEPANNRPVVPVTFVFTTNNPSATSFDNLNQMRKEVGILNKYYLDDRGNKIFNFKLNHYISYQDFSKMHCELGNEINQPRPISIGAIPASVNACFPKRTTSKEVIIFIYEAYSKNLEFDDVTSRTFRNNGKPFILLDWKRLNYNIQAGSIHEMGHAFGLKHVCAPNATKTTPTNIMASAECKLGSGGLRNLGFNSSQLQTILSSYKQYP; the protein is encoded by the coding sequence ATGAAAAAAACTTTATTGATGATTACAGGGACAATGATCTGTGTTTCTTGTACGACCCGTCCCCCTCTCCAAAAGCCAGAGTTATCAGAGGAGCCAGCCAATAACAGGCCTGTAGTTCCAGTAACTTTCGTTTTTACAACCAACAATCCTTCCGCTACGAGTTTTGATAACCTTAACCAAATGCGAAAAGAAGTCGGCATCTTAAATAAATATTATTTAGATGACCGCGGAAATAAAATATTTAATTTCAAACTTAACCATTATATTTCTTATCAAGATTTTTCGAAAATGCATTGCGAACTCGGCAATGAAATAAATCAACCCCGTCCTATTTCTATAGGCGCTATTCCGGCAAGTGTTAATGCTTGCTTCCCTAAACGCACAACAAGTAAAGAAGTCATTATCTTTATATATGAGGCGTACTCAAAAAACTTAGAGTTTGACGACGTTACAAGCCGAACCTTCCGTAATAATGGAAAACCTTTTATTTTACTCGATTGGAAGAGATTAAATTATAATATTCAAGCAGGTAGTATTCATGAAATGGGCCACGCTTTTGGCTTAAAACATGTCTGTGCACCGAATGCCACTAAAACTACCCCAACCAATATTATGGCCAGTGCTGAATGTAAATTAGGCAGTGGCGGTTTAAGAAATTTAGGTTTTAACTCTTCACAGCTACAAACAATTTTATCAAGTTATAAACAATATCCTTAA
- a CDS encoding CapA family protein codes for MIDHPFEIKLLAALDNDQFQDAIWEFEIDGDISTLLLIDYALEQFQQKKIQANQVYVVSEHLPQQVSGSNLGLEKNESYTFVELLQFLVFTQANDVKNALSNMLFDSTEQAQLILSQRADNYHLALNSSNQLKDLFGLVNHIYSYPAEIKKLFFIKTLHFKNKRYQPITPLIAHSVLTSVLYLSHQFRKIYITYLEHNQSIGFFSFLDDIHRLEHLVPYYHSFQEEQVDAQKCSSKTGIINILGDTYFGETYTEKRKLKGKKDALQQYGYHHSFEKIKHFLGKDDINIANFEAVFSLENESPLKDKKSFILKADAKKTLEEFKSIYLNHFVLANNHLKDYGDEGLAYTLRQFDQANISYMGAGLNQKDAHKYFEISFENKHYAVFNGYWHRDTAYLDYDFYALGLRGGVACLNGVLLEQIVRYKQTHPKHKIIVICHWGVDFKPPTKEQMKLASILTQGGADLILGHGAHTIQPVQFINQKPVVFGIGNAVFNSDGEYEQQQALPFGCIARLDLAKDLLRLYPIYTNNLKTFWQPYPVDIKDFSKASTYMTSLLTPENYIATQDNLGRYVEIKF; via the coding sequence ATGATCGATCATCCTTTCGAAATTAAGTTATTGGCAGCGCTTGATAACGACCAGTTTCAAGACGCCATTTGGGAATTTGAAATTGATGGGGACATTTCAACTTTATTGCTCATTGATTATGCATTAGAACAATTTCAACAAAAAAAGATCCAAGCGAATCAAGTCTATGTTGTATCTGAGCATTTACCTCAACAAGTTAGTGGTTCAAATTTGGGTTTAGAAAAAAATGAATCTTATACATTTGTTGAGCTGTTACAGTTTTTGGTTTTTACTCAGGCAAATGATGTCAAAAATGCCTTAAGCAATATGCTTTTTGACTCAACTGAACAAGCCCAATTGATTTTGTCCCAAAGAGCCGATAACTATCACTTAGCTTTAAATTCATCTAATCAGTTGAAAGATTTATTTGGATTGGTAAACCATATCTATAGCTATCCAGCCGAGATAAAAAAACTTTTTTTTATTAAGACACTTCACTTTAAAAATAAACGATATCAACCGATTACACCTTTGATTGCTCATTCAGTGCTAACCTCAGTTTTATATCTTTCCCATCAATTTAGAAAAATTTATATCACTTATCTTGAACATAACCAGAGCATTGGCTTTTTCTCTTTTTTAGATGATATTCACCGTCTAGAACATTTAGTCCCTTATTATCATAGTTTTCAAGAAGAGCAGGTAGATGCTCAAAAATGTTCTTCAAAAACAGGAATTATCAATATTCTTGGAGATACTTATTTCGGTGAGACCTATACTGAAAAACGTAAATTAAAAGGAAAAAAAGATGCTTTACAACAATATGGCTACCACCATTCATTTGAAAAAATAAAACACTTTTTAGGTAAAGACGACATAAATATAGCGAACTTTGAAGCGGTTTTTTCTTTAGAAAATGAATCACCTTTAAAAGATAAAAAGTCATTTATTCTAAAAGCTGATGCAAAAAAAACATTAGAGGAATTTAAGAGCATTTATCTCAATCATTTTGTGTTGGCTAATAACCATCTGAAAGATTATGGTGATGAAGGATTGGCTTATACATTGCGACAGTTTGATCAGGCCAACATATCTTACATGGGCGCTGGATTGAACCAAAAAGATGCCCACAAGTATTTTGAAATATCTTTTGAAAATAAGCACTATGCGGTTTTTAATGGGTATTGGCATAGAGACACAGCTTATTTAGATTATGATTTCTATGCATTGGGGCTAAGAGGTGGAGTCGCTTGTTTAAATGGCGTTTTACTTGAGCAGATTGTGCGTTATAAACAGACTCATCCTAAGCATAAAATTATTGTGATTTGCCATTGGGGAGTCGATTTTAAACCTCCTACCAAAGAGCAAATGAAGCTCGCTTCTATTCTCACTCAAGGAGGCGCTGACCTTATTCTTGGTCATGGCGCCCATACCATACAGCCTGTCCAGTTCATCAATCAAAAACCGGTAGTGTTTGGTATTGGTAATGCTGTATTTAATAGTGATGGGGAATACGAACAACAACAGGCGTTGCCATTTGGCTGTATTGCTCGATTAGATTTAGCAAAGGACTTGCTCCGCCTATATCCAATTTATACCAATAATCTGAAAACTTTTTGGCAGCCTTATCCAGTAGATATTAAGGACTTCTCAAAGGCCAGTACTTACATGACATCTTTACTGACCCCTGAGAACTACATTGCTACCCAAGATAACTTAGGAAGGTATGTTGAAATTAAATTTTAA
- a CDS encoding universal stress protein — protein sequence MSYQHILVPTDGSETSMVAINEAIKLGKALNSKITVVQVMALDPIIADLYVKTGQTNELIERTKTYLLDMLEQVKQKFAAEGLTVETKLLEGFVVHDEIIQAAQELNADLIVMGSHGRTGVRKLVLGSVAQKVLGESHIPVLIVR from the coding sequence ATGTCATACCAACATATTCTTGTGCCAACTGACGGTTCTGAAACTTCTATGGTTGCTATAAATGAAGCCATCAAACTTGGCAAAGCACTAAACAGTAAAATTACTGTGGTTCAAGTGATGGCACTTGATCCAATTATTGCTGACCTTTATGTGAAAACAGGCCAAACGAATGAATTGATTGAGCGAACTAAAACATATTTGTTGGATATGTTAGAACAGGTAAAACAGAAATTTGCAGCAGAAGGCCTTACTGTAGAAACCAAATTGCTTGAAGGTTTTGTGGTTCATGACGAAATTATTCAGGCTGCCCAAGAACTCAATGCAGATCTGATTGTGATGGGTTCACACGGCCGTACAGGTGTACGAAAACTTGTATTAGGAAGTGTTGCGCAAAAAGTTTTAGGCGAAAGCCATATTCCTGTATTAATTGTTCGCTAA
- the greA gene encoding transcription elongation factor GreA, which yields MQRYPMTPEGKSALEKELQHLKSVERPRITQAIAEAREHGDLKENAEYHAAREQQGFCEGRIQDIEGKLGAAQVIDVKDLEQNGRVVFGVTVTIENLDTEERKTYKIVGDDEADFKINKISVNSPIARGLLGKNEGDEAKITTPQGEVEYEVVSVEYL from the coding sequence ATGCAACGTTATCCAATGACCCCTGAAGGTAAAAGCGCCTTAGAGAAAGAATTACAACATCTGAAATCTGTTGAACGTCCACGTATTACTCAAGCGATTGCTGAAGCACGTGAACATGGGGACTTAAAAGAAAACGCAGAATACCATGCTGCTCGTGAACAGCAAGGTTTCTGTGAAGGCCGTATCCAAGATATCGAAGGAAAATTGGGTGCTGCACAAGTCATCGATGTTAAAGACTTAGAACAAAACGGTCGTGTTGTATTCGGTGTTACGGTAACGATTGAAAACCTTGATACTGAAGAACGTAAGACCTATAAAATTGTTGGTGATGATGAAGCTGATTTTAAAATCAATAAAATCTCAGTGAATTCACCAATTGCTCGCGGCCTTTTAGGTAAAAATGAAGGTGATGAAGCAAAAATCACTACTCCTCAAGGCGAAGTTGAATATGAAGTTGTAAGTGTTGAATATCTCTAA